The Pseudodesulfovibrio cashew genomic sequence TTTTTGGTCCGCCAGTGTCAGTATGGACATCCGGATCATCGTCCACCGCACCGAAAACAGCCTTTTGCTTTGCTACGTGGATCACCACGACAAAGCCTACCAATGGGCTGAACGAAGAAAGCTGGAAACTCATCCGAAGACTGGCGCGGCTCAGATTGTCGAAATCCGGGAGACAGTGAAAGAAATCACCGTGCCCGTGTATGTCGATACCATCAAAAAGGCCCCCGCGAAACCAACATTGTTTGCTGACACGTCAGATGAGGAGTTGTTGAGCTATGGCGTCCCTGTTGACTGGCTTGAAGACGTAAAGCAAGCCACTGAGGACTCTCTGCTTGAGCTGGCTGACCATCTGCCCCGTGAAGCAGCAGAAGCTCTTCTTGATCTAGCTACAGGCACTCAGCCTGTGATGTACAAGATGGCCCTTGGCAGCGATCCTTTCGAGCATCCCGATGCTCAACGCCGATTCCGTTTGATGACGGATGTGGAAGAACTCGAACGAGCCTTGGATTATCCTTGGGAGAAGTGGACCGTTTTTCTTCATCCAGCACAGAAGAAACTCGTGGATCGAGACTATTCCGGCCCTGCCAGGGTGTCAGGCTCTGCCGGAACAGGAAAGACCATCGTTGCCCTTCATCGAGCAGCACACTTGGCTCGCAGCAATGAAAATGCTCGCGTATTACTGACCACCTTTTCCGATCCCTTGGCATATTCTCTTCAAAATAAACTGGCCCGCCTCCTAGGCAAGGAGCCCAGGCTTGGAGAACGGCTAGAAGTGCAATCCATGAACTCCGTGGGTGTGCGTCTTTATAAGGCAAATCTGGGAGCATTGAAGGTCGCGCCCAAGGAAGCTGTTAACGAACTACTGGAACAAGCGTCTGCTCAGGTCGAAGATCACAAATTCAGCTCTTACTTCTTGCGAACCGAGTGGGAAGAGGTTGTGGATGCCTGGCAGCTCGACACTTGGGACAAGTATCGTGACGTTGTTCGCCTTGGTCGGAAGACAAGACTTCCCGAGAAGCAGCGAAAAGTTCTTTGGGAAATATTTGAAATCGTTCGCTCTGGTTTGGAAAGTAAGGGAATGAAAACCCTTTCGCAGATGTTTAGCGAACTTGCCGTTCATTTAGAAGGAAGCGCGAACCCGCCATTTGATTACGCCATTGTGGACGAGGCTCAGGACATAAGCATTGCTCAGCTTAAATTTTTAGCGGCTCTTTCATCCAGACCTGATAGCTTGTTTTTTTCTGGCGATCTTGGACAAAGGATCTTTCAGCAGCCATTTTCCTGGAAATCGTTAGGAGTTGATATTCGAGGACGGTCAAACACGCTTCGGATCAACTACAGAACATCCCACCAGATTAGACAACAGGCTGACAGGTTGCTTGCCCCGGAATTAGCAGACGTTGACGGTGTCATAGAAGATCGTCGTGCAACACAATCTGTCTTCAATGGCCCAAAACCAATCATTCAAGTCACTGATAGCCAGGAAGAAGAGCAGCAAATCGTCGCAGAATGGCTGAAAGACTTGTTGGGGGATGGATACACTCCTGCTGAAATCGGAGTGTTTGTCCGCTCTGACAATGAAATCCCAAGAGCACAACAGGCCGTCCAAAATTCAGGGTCTCCCTTCGTTGTCTTGGATGAAAAACTTCTTCCAGCGACGGAACAAGTTTCCATCTGTTCTATGCATCTAGCTAAGGGGCTTGAATTCCGAGCTGTAGCGGTTATGGCATGTGATGATGAAATTATTCCTTTACAAGATCGTATTGATACCGTGGTCGATGATTCTGACCTGGAAGAGGTCTACAATACCGAACGACATCTACTCTATGTTGCCTGCACACGCGCAAGAGATCATTTGTTCGTGACCAGCGTTGATCCTGAGTCAGAGTTCATTGACGACTTGAAGATGTAATCCACAATATCCGAGGTTGCTATGGTGCCGCCGATTGAACCGAATACTCGCGTAAGGCTAGTTAATGATCCAGAACGGACAGGGATCACAACTACTAGGTTCAAAGAAACGAGTCGGGGCCTTAAATACCAAATCCGATTCGACGACAACGGGCAGCACGGTTATCAACCAGAGTACGAGCTGGAAGTAATTAAGGACGACAATGAAGATTGGGATGACCTCCTAAAACGTAAACGTTTTGGGAAGCTGTCTGCAATGCGACGCCACCTTACACATATCCATCTGAATGGGCGTCTAGCTAATGTCGTCTACAGTATGGAAACAACAAACACCAAGTATTACCCCCACCAGTACAAACCCCTCTTATCCTTTTTGGAATCGCCATCAGGCGGCCTACTGATTGCAGATGAAGTTGGCCTTGGTAAAACCATTGAAGCCGGTCTTATTTGGACAGAATTACGCGCCAGAAGGGATGCTCGGCGCTTGCTTGTCATTTGCCCGGCGATGCTCTGTGATAAGTGGCGCGACGAACTTCAATTTCGTTTTGGAGTCGAAACAACCAAAATGGGGGCTCAAGAGTTACTCACTGAACTCAGGCGCGACAAGGGAGTAGTACCTGACGGGAAAGGGATAGTGTGTAGTCTGGAAGGGATTCGCCCTCCGTCGGCAACTAAACGCAAAGAAAATCCTAATTCAACTAAAGCAAAGTTGGTTGATCTACTTGAAAGCAAAGCCGACGAAGATTCTCTTATTGACCTGTGTATCATTGATGAAGCGCATTATTTAAGGAATCCTGAATCACGCAGCAATAAGCTCGGTGAGCTAATTAGAAACGTATCGGGTAGCATTGTTCTGTTGTCAGCAACGCCAGTGAATCTGCATAGCGATGACCTTTTCCACCTTCTTGAGATTGTGGACCCTGACTATTTTCAAGACAAAAGGGATTTTCCAGAAGTCTTAGAAGCAAACGCACCTCTTATCAAAGCAAGAGATTTGATTCGAAATTCGAACTCTTCCCTGCAAATGGTTCAGAGTTTATTAGATACAGCTGCGAAACATCGTTTGCTTGTGGACAATAGACAACTCGCAACTCTCAGGAGTGAACTCAGGGACAATGATTCTGAACTTAGCATGAAGGATAGGGTCCTAATTGCAGGCCGTATTGAACGAGTTAATATGTTGGGCCATGTTGTAAATCGAACTCGTAAGCGAGAGATGCCCATTGAGCGGGTAATCAGAAAGCCAAATATATATCACGTCGCTATGGCTGACCATGAAGAGGAGTTGTATTGGTTGGTCACATCAGAAATAAGAAAATATGCTGCCATGAAGGATATTTCTGACGGATTTCTTTTGGCTAGTCCCCAGCGGCAAGTTTCAAGTTGTATGTATGCAGCCATTAAAGGGTGGATCGACAAAGAAACATCTGTAGACGAACTGCTTTATGGTGATTTGGGGGGAGAGGCAGAGAATGAAAGGGAGAGTGAAACGAATGAAATTGGCCCCCTAGTGCGGCACATGATTGAAACCGTTTTGCCTGAAGTTAATTTGCAGGATTATTGGGACGTAGATAGTAAGTTTGAAGAGTTAATTAAGCATCTGACTAATCACTTTAATACGAATCCGAATGAGAAGATTATCATTTTTTCTTACTTCAAGGGGACTATCAACTATCTGTCAAAAAGACTTCAAGAGGCTGGTTTTGGGAACATGGTTCTTTATGGTGGAGTCGCTGACGATAAACAAGAATACATAGCAAAATTCCGTAATTCAGATACTGCAAAAGTCCTTATCGCCTCCGAGGTTGCCAGTGAGGGCGTTGACCTTCAGTTCTGTACAATGCTCATCAATTACGACCTCCCTTGGAATCCAATGAAGGTCGAACAACGGATAGGTAGGTTGGACAGAATAGGTCAGGAATCAGAATCAATTTCTATCCTGAATTTATGTCATGAAGGGAC encodes the following:
- a CDS encoding 3'-5' exonuclease, with product MIFRIADTFTDSLGKLTVQEQKAVKTSAFDLQMNPANPGIRFHKLDKAKDPNFWSASVSMDIRIIVHRTENSLLLCYVDHHDKAYQWAERRKLETHPKTGAAQIVEIRETVKEITVPVYVDTIKKAPAKPTLFADTSDEELLSYGVPVDWLEDVKQATEDSLLELADHLPREAAEALLDLATGTQPVMYKMALGSDPFEHPDAQRRFRLMTDVEELERALDYPWEKWTVFLHPAQKKLVDRDYSGPARVSGSAGTGKTIVALHRAAHLARSNENARVLLTTFSDPLAYSLQNKLARLLGKEPRLGERLEVQSMNSVGVRLYKANLGALKVAPKEAVNELLEQASAQVEDHKFSSYFLRTEWEEVVDAWQLDTWDKYRDVVRLGRKTRLPEKQRKVLWEIFEIVRSGLESKGMKTLSQMFSELAVHLEGSANPPFDYAIVDEAQDISIAQLKFLAALSSRPDSLFFSGDLGQRIFQQPFSWKSLGVDIRGRSNTLRINYRTSHQIRQQADRLLAPELADVDGVIEDRRATQSVFNGPKPIIQVTDSQEEEQQIVAEWLKDLLGDGYTPAEIGVFVRSDNEIPRAQQAVQNSGSPFVVLDEKLLPATEQVSICSMHLAKGLEFRAVAVMACDDEIIPLQDRIDTVVDDSDLEEVYNTERHLLYVACTRARDHLFVTSVDPESEFIDDLKM
- a CDS encoding helicase-related protein, yielding MVPPIEPNTRVRLVNDPERTGITTTRFKETSRGLKYQIRFDDNGQHGYQPEYELEVIKDDNEDWDDLLKRKRFGKLSAMRRHLTHIHLNGRLANVVYSMETTNTKYYPHQYKPLLSFLESPSGGLLIADEVGLGKTIEAGLIWTELRARRDARRLLVICPAMLCDKWRDELQFRFGVETTKMGAQELLTELRRDKGVVPDGKGIVCSLEGIRPPSATKRKENPNSTKAKLVDLLESKADEDSLIDLCIIDEAHYLRNPESRSNKLGELIRNVSGSIVLLSATPVNLHSDDLFHLLEIVDPDYFQDKRDFPEVLEANAPLIKARDLIRNSNSSLQMVQSLLDTAAKHRLLVDNRQLATLRSELRDNDSELSMKDRVLIAGRIERVNMLGHVVNRTRKREMPIERVIRKPNIYHVAMADHEEELYWLVTSEIRKYAAMKDISDGFLLASPQRQVSSCMYAAIKGWIDKETSVDELLYGDLGGEAENERESETNEIGPLVRHMIETVLPEVNLQDYWDVDSKFEELIKHLTNHFNTNPNEKIIIFSYFKGTINYLSKRLQEAGFGNMVLYGGVADDKQEYIAKFRNSDTAKVLIASEVASEGVDLQFCTMLINYDLPWNPMKVEQRIGRLDRIGQESESISILNLCHEGTIDHRIVERLHKRLGVFTTSIGELEPILGPVIYQLTSDLVRHDLTPQEIDARLEQTEQAIEQEKRNNEELEKEAPNLLAHGDYILQKVKAARDFRQRISHDDLIAYVKYFLDNYAQGHTFRQIDQSKSTYEIQLPTDVAADYNAYVADKKSSGATRLQSGQPVKCQFANKVHQLTRNLEQISQFHPLIRYISSKLDHEKGIFHPLVSAQIPSLEASGVPQGLYAFALSRWTFKGLRTEEEIRARVRSLQSDELFPADSSLELMNSLRAVGCNWTSASNQSLPQNIEDAIWECIDALEGDYEELSSVKIDENFDRVSFQIQSIENNRARRTKSLTATIEKLGPDSKQTPAFRRQLENHHSRCDVQVETYEKKKNLVRSQDAICCGIVKVS